The following proteins are encoded in a genomic region of Sulfurimonas sp. HSL3-7:
- a CDS encoding NAD(P)/FAD-dependent oxidoreductase: MQNYDVIVIGSGAAGMIAAITAARRGKKVLLLEKLSKIGAKLKATGGGRCNLTNTLSNEAFMARFGREGRFMTPALRALDYKALIAFFEEIGVESHFPDGFRVFPKTHSSQTIINALEAELLRLSVTIICSQKAEALLYDEAHVRGVETASNSYRSDNVIIATGGLGYPMLGAEGDGFELAKSVGHKVTSLHPAMMPLKTKESWVGNCRADTIPKVEMFVNLPKYKKLKAKGDLIFTKNGIRGPVVLDFSREITPLLSKYDEVPLLMNLTKGMNEEQIRAHIKDEIFKNQDHTTLTLLQTLLPEALSLEFCKLADADPELGFNKQSGPSRDKLVKLLAWTPLTVNGHEGFKMAMITRGGVTLKEIVPETMESKKMKGLYFCGEVMNLDGPCGGYNLQWSFASGYVAGHLSEL; this comes from the coding sequence GCGGCAAAAAGGTTCTCCTTCTGGAAAAGCTCTCTAAGATCGGCGCCAAGCTCAAGGCGACCGGCGGCGGGCGCTGCAACCTGACCAACACCCTTTCCAATGAGGCGTTCATGGCCCGTTTCGGGCGCGAGGGGCGTTTTATGACCCCCGCGCTCAGGGCCCTCGACTACAAGGCGCTGATCGCTTTTTTCGAAGAGATTGGCGTTGAATCGCACTTTCCCGACGGCTTCCGCGTCTTCCCCAAGACCCACTCATCGCAGACTATCATCAATGCCCTGGAGGCAGAGCTTCTGCGTCTCAGCGTGACAATCATCTGTTCGCAGAAGGCCGAAGCCCTGCTCTATGACGAGGCGCATGTCAGAGGCGTCGAGACAGCAAGCAACAGTTATAGAAGCGACAACGTCATCATCGCCACCGGCGGTCTGGGTTACCCCATGCTCGGTGCCGAAGGTGACGGCTTCGAACTGGCCAAGAGTGTCGGCCACAAGGTCACCTCCCTCCACCCGGCCATGATGCCCCTCAAGACAAAAGAGAGCTGGGTCGGGAACTGCCGCGCCGACACCATCCCCAAAGTCGAGATGTTCGTCAACCTGCCCAAGTACAAAAAGCTCAAGGCCAAAGGGGACCTTATCTTCACCAAGAACGGCATACGCGGTCCCGTCGTGCTCGACTTCTCCCGCGAGATCACTCCGCTGCTGAGCAAGTACGACGAGGTGCCGCTGCTGATGAATCTGACCAAGGGGATGAACGAAGAGCAGATCCGAGCCCATATCAAAGATGAGATCTTTAAAAACCAGGATCACACCACCCTCACCCTGCTTCAGACCCTGCTGCCCGAGGCCCTCTCGCTGGAGTTCTGCAAGCTCGCCGACGCCGACCCGGAGCTGGGCTTCAACAAACAGAGCGGTCCGAGCCGCGACAAACTCGTCAAACTCCTGGCGTGGACGCCGCTGACCGTCAACGGCCACGAAGGGTTCAAGATGGCGATGATCACCCGCGGCGGGGTTACCCTCAAGGAGATCGTTCCCGAGACGATGGAGTCCAAGAAGATGAAGGGGCTCTACTTCTGCGGGGAGGTGATGAACCTCGACGGCCCCTGCGGGGGCTACAACCTCCAGTGGTCCTTTGCCAGCGGGTATGTCGCCGGGCACCTCTCTGAACTGTAA
- a CDS encoding MFS transporter, with protein MQINKQIYSWAMYDWANSAYATTVMAGFFPLFFKSYFSSETDVITSTAQLGVANSLSSMIIVLLAPFLGAIADVGGYKKRFLFLFTYLGILMSGSLALVQQGEWQLAAFVYVLGNIGFMGSNIFNDSLLTTVAKERSFDFVSGLGFSLGYLGGGLLFALNVFMVHRPEFFGLDDMNEAVKLSFVSVALWWALFSLPLLLFVKEERPQQKRNLSATVLAGYRQLLNTFKKIRHLRGLLLFLAAYWLYIDGVDTIIRMAVDYAMAIGFEPNALVLALLLVQFIGFPATLLFSKLAQLYDTKKALFVAIGTYLFITLWASMMREAYEFFLLAAMVGMVQGGIQALSRSYYARMIPQNQAAEFFGFFNFLGRFATIFGPLLIGFVAVTTESSRLGIASVSLFFVAGGILLYFVNEEKIAKEVRSTLE; from the coding sequence ATGCAGATAAATAAACAGATCTACTCCTGGGCCATGTACGACTGGGCGAACTCCGCCTACGCCACTACCGTCATGGCCGGTTTTTTTCCCCTCTTCTTCAAAAGCTATTTCAGCAGCGAGACCGATGTCATCACCAGTACGGCGCAACTGGGAGTAGCCAATTCACTGTCGAGCATGATCATCGTGCTTCTGGCGCCGTTTCTCGGGGCCATCGCCGATGTCGGCGGCTATAAAAAACGTTTTCTCTTTCTCTTTACCTATCTGGGCATCCTGATGAGCGGGTCGCTCGCTCTGGTGCAGCAGGGCGAGTGGCAGCTGGCCGCGTTTGTCTATGTCCTCGGCAACATCGGTTTTATGGGGTCGAATATCTTCAACGACTCCCTTTTGACCACGGTCGCCAAAGAGAGAAGCTTTGACTTCGTCTCGGGTCTCGGTTTCTCGCTGGGGTATCTCGGCGGCGGGCTGCTCTTTGCCCTCAATGTCTTCATGGTACACAGGCCCGAATTTTTCGGACTGGACGACATGAACGAAGCGGTAAAGCTCTCGTTTGTAAGTGTCGCCCTCTGGTGGGCCCTTTTTTCGCTTCCGCTGCTGCTCTTTGTCAAAGAGGAACGCCCTCAACAAAAACGCAACCTTAGCGCCACCGTTTTGGCAGGCTATCGACAGCTGCTCAACACCTTTAAGAAGATCCGCCATCTCAGAGGGCTGCTGCTTTTTCTGGCCGCCTACTGGCTCTACATCGACGGGGTCGACACCATCATCCGCATGGCTGTCGACTACGCCATGGCGATCGGATTCGAGCCAAACGCGCTTGTCCTTGCTCTGCTGCTCGTGCAGTTCATCGGCTTTCCGGCCACCCTTCTCTTTTCCAAACTGGCACAGCTGTACGACACCAAAAAGGCACTCTTTGTCGCCATCGGCACCTACCTCTTTATCACGCTCTGGGCCTCGATGATGCGGGAGGCTTACGAGTTCTTTCTGCTGGCCGCGATGGTCGGAATGGTACAGGGGGGCATCCAGGCACTCAGCCGCTCCTACTACGCGAGAATGATCCCGCAGAACCAGGCCGCCGAGTTCTTCGGCTTCTTCAACTTTCTGGGGCGGTTTGCGACCATCTTCGGACCGTTGTTGATCGGCTTTGTCGCGGTGACGACGGAGAGCTCGCGTTTGGGGATCGCTTCGGTTTCTCTCTTTTTTGTGGCCGGAGGTATTCTGCTCTACTTCGTTAACGAAGAGAAAATCGCCAAAGAGGTCAGAAGCACGCTTGAATAA
- a CDS encoding class I SAM-dependent methyltransferase: protein MTLEDLHQLLITNAKNKTEEYTRLFHGRGHYYGDYKFLTVDSADKVLYAAFFAPDDEERAIVSMLQDFYGTDKKWQAMVIQRRYLKGAPSEVVAGELPEETFAFENGLKYRLNFHSNQNIGFFPDMKVGRAFVRDNAEGKNVLNLFSYTCPFSVAAMAGGARAVVNVDMAKGALATGRDNHRYNGLDIRGCRFMPYNILKSWSRIRKAGPYDLIIIDPPSFQKGSFAATSDYVKIIRRLNELAAENCTVLSALNAPELDTAFIKDLFRENAPEFTFVERLENMESFPSSDDERSLKNLIFQKGKA from the coding sequence ATGACCTTAGAAGATCTGCACCAGCTTTTGATTACCAATGCCAAGAACAAAACAGAGGAGTACACCCGCCTCTTCCACGGGCGCGGCCACTATTACGGCGACTACAAGTTCCTCACCGTCGACAGCGCCGACAAGGTGCTATACGCCGCCTTCTTCGCCCCCGATGACGAGGAGCGGGCGATCGTTTCCATGCTTCAGGATTTTTACGGGACAGATAAGAAATGGCAGGCCATGGTCATCCAGCGCCGCTACCTCAAAGGGGCACCTTCCGAAGTGGTTGCCGGCGAACTGCCGGAGGAGACCTTTGCCTTCGAGAACGGGCTCAAGTACAGGCTCAATTTTCACAGCAACCAGAACATCGGCTTTTTCCCCGATATGAAGGTAGGCCGGGCATTCGTCCGCGACAACGCCGAAGGCAAGAACGTCCTGAACCTCTTTTCCTACACCTGCCCCTTCTCCGTCGCGGCGATGGCGGGCGGCGCGCGTGCCGTGGTCAATGTCGACATGGCCAAGGGGGCACTGGCAACGGGACGCGACAACCACCGCTACAACGGGCTCGACATCCGCGGCTGCCGTTTCATGCCCTACAACATCCTCAAGTCATGGAGCCGCATTCGAAAAGCTGGCCCTTATGACCTTATCATCATCGATCCGCCCTCATTCCAGAAAGGCTCCTTTGCCGCGACCAGCGACTATGTAAAAATCATCCGCAGGCTAAATGAGCTGGCTGCAGAGAACTGCACCGTTCTTTCGGCTCTCAACGCCCCTGAGCTGGACACGGCCTTCATCAAAGACCTTTTCAGAGAGAACGCGCCCGAATTCACCTTTGTAGAGAGGCTGGAAAACATGGAGAGCTTCCCGTCAAGCGATGACGAACGCAGCCTCAAGAACCTTATCTTCCAAAAAGGGAAAGCATGA
- a CDS encoding methyltransferase domain-containing protein: MLAVTNVLRERLKEQTEVQFEVLNPDLCSGCYAGSEVSLSGRNYLYRSLRSWLDLAANLNCRMMTPRIASDETVILRFQKLETYSFHQENPEERSEKYGTDSSFSAINKNEEPAFLSAYLHALDLAETATKKRVLNLGINRGDEFALIRELLPKESFESIEFVGIDHSKSAIQEAESRFETPNMHFYSHDINALGELELGRFDLIISIGTLQSPGINYKPFLMELVQNHLSDDGALILGFPNSRWIDGEMVYGAKMRNYRESDLSLLLGDIDYAKRYLQQKKFSVRISGKEYIFLTAVSR; encoded by the coding sequence ATGCTTGCCGTCACCAATGTTTTGAGAGAGCGGTTGAAAGAGCAGACAGAAGTTCAGTTCGAAGTGCTTAACCCCGACCTCTGCAGCGGGTGCTACGCCGGCAGCGAGGTGAGCTTAAGCGGCAGGAACTACCTTTACCGATCGCTGCGTTCTTGGCTCGATCTGGCCGCAAACCTCAACTGCCGAATGATGACACCAAGAATCGCCTCCGATGAGACCGTTATCCTCCGTTTCCAGAAGCTGGAGACGTACTCTTTTCATCAGGAGAACCCCGAAGAGAGGTCCGAGAAGTACGGCACCGACTCCAGCTTCTCCGCCATCAACAAAAACGAAGAGCCCGCCTTTCTCTCGGCCTACCTCCACGCCCTGGACCTTGCCGAAACAGCAACTAAAAAGAGAGTCTTGAACCTCGGCATCAACCGAGGCGACGAATTTGCCCTCATCCGTGAGCTGCTGCCGAAAGAGTCCTTCGAGAGCATCGAGTTCGTCGGCATCGACCACTCAAAAAGCGCCATCCAAGAGGCCGAAAGCCGTTTTGAGACGCCTAACATGCACTTCTACAGCCACGACATCAACGCGCTCGGCGAGCTGGAGCTCGGCCGTTTCGACCTCATCATCTCCATCGGCACCCTCCAGAGCCCGGGCATCAACTACAAGCCCTTTCTGATGGAACTGGTACAGAACCACCTCAGCGACGACGGCGCCCTCATACTGGGCTTTCCGAACTCCCGCTGGATCGACGGGGAGATGGTCTACGGGGCAAAGATGCGCAACTACCGCGAGTCCGACCTCTCGCTCCTGCTTGGCGACATCGACTACGCAAAACGCTACCTCCAGCAGAAGAAGTTTTCCGTCCGCATCAGCGGCAAAGAGTATATCTTTCTGACGGCGGTCTCACGGTGA
- a CDS encoding alkene reductase has product MDLFSPIKIGGYDLKNRIFMAPMTRCRSVQENVPNAMMAEYYAQRASAGLIITEGSQISTLGIGYPCTPGIHTPEQVEGWKQVTRAVHDKGGRIFLQLWHVGRISHSAYHNGELPVSASAVKPAGETYTPEGMKAFETPRALTVDEIAQVVQDYVAGAKNAVGAGFDGVEIHGANGYLIDQFLRDGTNRRDDVYGGSVANRARFLLEIVQGVCDAIGAGRTAVRLSPSGTFNDMSDSDPQKHFAYICKQLNDFDLAYLHIIDALEGDIQHGAKVVELSVLREAYKGVLVTNGGYDLERANDVIQNGGADAVSFGALFLANPDLPERFRKRGELNVPDPATFYTQDEKGYLDYPALT; this is encoded by the coding sequence ATGGACCTTTTTTCACCTATAAAAATTGGTGGGTATGATCTCAAAAACCGTATCTTCATGGCGCCGATGACGCGTTGCCGGAGCGTGCAGGAGAATGTACCCAATGCGATGATGGCCGAATATTATGCGCAGCGGGCATCCGCCGGACTTATCATCACCGAGGGCAGCCAGATCTCGACGCTTGGGATCGGTTATCCGTGCACACCGGGAATACATACGCCGGAACAAGTGGAAGGGTGGAAGCAGGTGACCCGGGCAGTCCATGACAAAGGCGGTCGGATCTTTCTGCAGCTCTGGCACGTGGGACGTATTTCACACTCGGCGTATCACAACGGCGAGCTCCCTGTCTCTGCCTCGGCTGTCAAGCCGGCAGGTGAGACGTACACTCCGGAAGGGATGAAAGCATTTGAAACGCCGCGGGCATTGACGGTCGATGAGATCGCACAGGTTGTTCAGGACTATGTCGCAGGAGCTAAAAATGCTGTCGGAGCCGGTTTTGACGGTGTTGAAATACACGGGGCCAACGGCTACCTTATTGATCAGTTCCTGCGTGACGGCACCAACCGTCGTGATGATGTCTACGGCGGTTCGGTAGCGAACAGGGCACGGTTTCTGCTTGAGATCGTTCAGGGCGTTTGTGATGCTATCGGCGCCGGCAGGACCGCTGTCCGGCTCTCTCCGAGCGGAACTTTTAACGACATGTCCGATTCGGACCCGCAGAAACATTTTGCCTACATATGCAAACAGCTCAACGACTTCGACCTGGCTTACCTGCACATCATCGATGCTTTGGAAGGGGATATCCAGCACGGTGCCAAGGTCGTTGAACTGAGCGTATTGCGAGAAGCCTATAAAGGGGTGCTCGTCACGAACGGCGGGTACGATTTGGAACGTGCAAATGACGTGATCCAAAACGGCGGGGCAGATGCAGTTTCCTTCGGTGCACTGTTTTTGGCAAACCCGGACCTTCCGGAACGTTTCAGAAAACGTGGTGAACTTAATGTGCCTGATCCTGCCACGTTCTATACGCAGGATGAAAAAGGTTATCTGGATTATCCGGCATTGACGTAG
- a CDS encoding NAD(P)-dependent alcohol dehydrogenase — MKAVIWTRYGPPDLLRLAEVKKPTPRDDELLIQVQAATVNRTDCASIRAKPFFMRLVTGVFKPKKQIPGTEFAGVVEAVGKEVTSLKAGDKVFGFDDKGTESQAQYMTIHEESAISMPEDLSYREAAGCFEGAHYAYNFINKVALKKGQSVLVNGATGAIGSAAVQLLNSFGIRVTAVCATESIALVKSLGAEKVIDYKKEDFTRDENKYAFVFDTVGKSSFFKCRHLLQPGGAYISSDLGYMAQNIFLPLITPLIRPLTGNKITIFPNPVNIRGSMLLVRELIEQGKFKAVIDREFPLEQIIEAYKYVEKGHKKGNVVITIGHNAPEK; from the coding sequence ATGAAAGCTGTCATATGGACAAGATACGGACCTCCGGACCTTCTTCGTCTCGCGGAAGTGAAAAAGCCGACGCCCAGGGACGATGAACTCCTCATACAGGTCCAAGCAGCGACAGTCAACAGAACAGACTGCGCAAGCATCAGAGCAAAACCGTTTTTTATGCGCCTAGTAACGGGTGTTTTCAAACCCAAAAAACAGATTCCCGGGACCGAATTTGCCGGTGTGGTCGAAGCGGTTGGCAAAGAGGTCACCTCTCTGAAAGCCGGCGACAAGGTTTTCGGGTTTGATGACAAAGGCACTGAGTCGCAGGCCCAATACATGACGATCCATGAAGAGAGTGCCATATCAATGCCCGAAGACCTCTCGTACAGAGAGGCGGCAGGGTGTTTTGAAGGGGCCCATTATGCCTATAACTTTATCAACAAAGTAGCTCTGAAAAAAGGACAAAGCGTTCTTGTCAACGGCGCGACCGGAGCGATCGGTTCGGCTGCCGTACAGCTTCTGAATTCTTTTGGTATTCGTGTCACAGCGGTCTGCGCCACGGAAAGCATAGCATTAGTTAAATCACTGGGAGCCGAAAAAGTGATCGATTATAAAAAAGAAGACTTCACCAGGGATGAAAATAAATATGCCTTTGTTTTCGATACTGTCGGCAAAAGCTCCTTTTTCAAATGCAGACATCTGCTCCAACCGGGCGGAGCCTATATCTCCTCAGACCTGGGTTATATGGCGCAGAATATTTTTCTGCCGCTCATAACACCGCTCATAAGACCGTTGACCGGCAACAAAATAACAATATTCCCAAATCCCGTCAATATTAGAGGGAGCATGCTCTTGGTCAGAGAACTCATTGAGCAGGGAAAATTCAAGGCAGTGATAGACAGAGAGTTTCCGCTGGAGCAGATCATAGAAGCCTATAAGTACGTTGAAAAAGGGCACAAAAAGGGAAACGTCGTCATCACGATAGGACATAACGCACCTGAAAAATAA
- a CDS encoding DUF4386 domain-containing protein, which yields MTKQIADITLPNVARIAGVGYLIIFFSGIYANFFVLESLIVPGDAVATASNLMANEMLFRFGMLAFVIMVIFDLVLAWALYVLFRPVNQTLSLFAAWLRLVNGAIFAVALYQLFSVLPLLSGAAYLQVYTAGQLADQEMLLLKAFNNTWLIGLIFFGLHLFVLGYLIVKSGIVPRILGLLLIVASLGYLTDSFANILLPNYADYKEMFLLIVAVPGVIGELSFSLWLLFKGVNVE from the coding sequence ATGACTAAGCAGATCGCAGACATCACACTGCCGAATGTGGCAAGAATAGCGGGAGTCGGATATCTCATCATATTTTTTTCCGGTATCTACGCAAACTTTTTTGTGCTTGAAAGTCTTATTGTACCGGGAGATGCTGTAGCAACCGCCAGCAATCTTATGGCCAACGAGATGCTCTTTCGTTTCGGTATGCTCGCCTTTGTAATCATGGTCATTTTCGACCTGGTGCTGGCCTGGGCGCTCTACGTCCTGTTTAGGCCGGTAAACCAGACTCTTTCACTGTTTGCAGCATGGCTCAGGCTGGTCAACGGTGCTATTTTTGCCGTCGCCCTGTATCAGCTGTTCAGTGTTTTGCCGCTCTTAAGCGGTGCGGCCTACTTGCAGGTCTATACAGCAGGCCAGTTGGCAGACCAGGAGATGTTGCTGCTCAAAGCCTTTAACAACACATGGCTTATCGGCTTGATCTTTTTCGGCCTGCATCTCTTTGTCCTCGGTTATCTGATCGTCAAGTCAGGTATCGTCCCCCGCATCCTCGGCCTCTTGCTGATCGTCGCATCGTTGGGATACCTGACAGACAGTTTTGCCAACATTCTTTTGCCGAACTATGCCGACTACAAAGAGATGTTTTTACTTATCGTTGCTGTACCCGGGGTCATCGGGGAGTTGTCATTCAGCTTGTGGCTCCTGTTTAAAGGTGTCAACGTCGAGTAG
- a CDS encoding NAD(P)-dependent alcohol dehydrogenase, with protein MKAIVYDKYGLTDVLQLKEVDKPMPNDDEVLVKVHAVSVNDWDWQLLQGIPFVNRMMAGLLKPTKIRILGCDIAGRVEAVGKNVQAFREGDDVFGDLSGCGFGGFAEYVCADEKALSFKPEEMTFEQAATLPQAGLLALQGLREKGELQPGQKVLINGASGGAGTFAVQIAKSFGAEVTGVCSTKKMAFVRSVGADHVIDYTQEDFTRNGHHYDLILDMQAHHSIIDCRRSLTPNGVYLLVGGTNARVFQTILLGPLISLTGSKRMRLLLHKPNKNMSLLLALFKAGKVVPVIDRVYPLSETADAMRYFGEGHKKGKVLITLDETSAKQNA; from the coding sequence ATGAAAGCAATTGTCTATGACAAATACGGTTTGACCGACGTTCTCCAACTTAAAGAGGTCGATAAACCGATGCCGAATGACGACGAGGTACTGGTAAAAGTCCATGCGGTTTCCGTCAATGATTGGGACTGGCAGCTTCTACAGGGAATACCCTTTGTAAACCGTATGATGGCCGGTCTGCTAAAACCGACAAAGATCCGGATACTCGGATGTGACATCGCGGGACGTGTCGAAGCGGTCGGCAAAAATGTCCAAGCGTTCCGCGAGGGGGATGATGTGTTTGGCGACCTCTCGGGTTGCGGTTTCGGCGGTTTTGCCGAGTATGTCTGTGCCGATGAAAAGGCACTGTCCTTTAAACCCGAAGAGATGACATTCGAACAGGCGGCAACCCTTCCACAGGCAGGACTCCTCGCCCTTCAGGGTCTTCGCGAGAAAGGAGAGCTGCAGCCCGGACAAAAAGTCCTGATTAACGGTGCATCCGGAGGTGCAGGCACCTTTGCGGTGCAGATCGCCAAATCCTTCGGGGCTGAAGTGACCGGTGTCTGCAGTACGAAGAAGATGGCGTTCGTACGTTCCGTCGGGGCCGATCATGTCATTGATTACACGCAGGAAGACTTCACCAGAAACGGACACCATTATGACCTTATTCTGGATATGCAGGCACACCATTCCATCATCGATTGCAGACGATCGTTAACACCAAACGGTGTTTATCTCTTGGTCGGAGGTACTAATGCCCGGGTTTTTCAGACCATCTTACTGGGGCCATTGATCTCCCTGACCGGGAGCAAGAGGATGCGTCTGTTGCTGCACAAACCCAACAAGAATATGTCTCTACTGCTGGCACTTTTCAAAGCCGGCAAAGTCGTCCCTGTCATAGACAGGGTCTACCCTTTGAGCGAGACTGCTGATGCGATGCGGTATTTTGGAGAAGGACACAAAAAAGGAAAAGTGCTCATTACCTTGGATGAGACCAGCGCAAAGCAGAACGCATGA
- a CDS encoding patatin-like phospholipase family protein, with the protein MTKNLKANDFTLVLSGGGALGIAHLGVLHDLEQQHIVPGEIIGTSMGGIIGACMAVGMKEKEIHEQIRRFSGVFNWVKFSFSGNAVVDNKKIARIFDNIFKEKKMRDTDIPLKLIATNLLNGDKKVFDASDDVCIKDAVLATMAIPGIFEEHLIDGTVYGDGFLCENLGINEATFDNVLAVDVLGKNAFDKEMPDNFFKTMNVLEMFEKSIRLLIYNQTRSHTGHSSKNITLLEPETKAYKTFYFHKTEEIRALGLGLLSAKRSK; encoded by the coding sequence ATGACTAAAAACCTCAAAGCAAACGACTTCACCCTTGTCCTCTCCGGCGGCGGTGCCCTGGGCATCGCTCACCTGGGTGTTCTGCATGACCTTGAACAGCAACATATCGTGCCAGGCGAGATCATCGGGACCAGCATGGGCGGCATCATCGGTGCCTGTATGGCCGTCGGCATGAAAGAGAAAGAGATACATGAACAGATAAGACGTTTTTCCGGAGTATTCAACTGGGTGAAGTTCTCCTTTTCCGGCAATGCGGTAGTGGACAATAAAAAGATTGCCAGGATTTTTGACAACATCTTCAAAGAGAAGAAGATGCGAGATACCGACATCCCCCTAAAACTTATCGCGACGAACCTTCTCAACGGCGACAAGAAAGTCTTTGACGCCTCGGACGATGTCTGCATCAAAGATGCCGTACTTGCGACGATGGCGATTCCCGGGATATTCGAAGAGCATCTCATCGACGGCACGGTCTACGGCGACGGCTTCCTGTGCGAAAACCTTGGCATCAACGAAGCGACGTTTGACAACGTCCTTGCCGTGGACGTTCTCGGAAAAAATGCCTTCGACAAGGAGATGCCCGACAACTTCTTCAAGACGATGAACGTCCTGGAGATGTTCGAAAAGTCCATAAGGCTGCTCATCTACAACCAGACCCGCTCACACACCGGACACAGCAGCAAAAACATCACCCTTCTTGAACCCGAAACGAAAGCATACAAGACCTTTTATTTTCACAAAACAGAGGAGATAAGAGCACTGGGGCTGGGGCTGTTAAGCGCTAAGAGGTCAAAATGA
- a CDS encoding PAS domain S-box protein encodes MSEALSQTTITDQKEFFYDGLPMITETDLGGRITFVNRKFTEMSGYAREELLGRPHSIIRHPDMPAACFSLMWQTLHDGRSWQGYVKNCRKDGNFYWVIVHVTPKLLSDQMVGYIAVRKKPELPAIGRIKELYAKAKQLEEEGDYLGAKALVGDTARIDAQSFPQEEYVTYGANALKVM; translated from the coding sequence ATGTCCGAAGCATTGTCCCAAACCACCATTACCGATCAAAAAGAGTTTTTTTACGACGGCCTTCCGATGATCACTGAAACTGACCTGGGCGGTCGAATTACCTTTGTAAACCGGAAGTTCACAGAGATGTCCGGCTATGCCAGAGAGGAACTGCTAGGGCGTCCCCACAGCATCATCCGACATCCGGACATGCCTGCCGCCTGTTTTTCGCTGATGTGGCAGACGCTGCACGACGGGAGAAGCTGGCAGGGGTATGTTAAGAACTGCCGCAAAGATGGCAATTTCTACTGGGTCATCGTCCATGTCACCCCGAAACTCCTTTCAGACCAAATGGTTGGTTATATCGCTGTCCGAAAAAAGCCAGAACTGCCGGCGATCGGACGTATCAAGGAGCTCTACGCCAAGGCAAAACAGCTTGAAGAAGAGGGCGATTATCTCGGTGCCAAAGCCCTTGTCGGCGACACGGCGCGTATTGACGCACAGAGTTTTCCGCAAGAGGAGTATGTCACTTATGGAGCGAACGCTTTAAAAGTAATGTGA